A single window of Streptomyces griseoviridis DNA harbors:
- a CDS encoding phosphatase PAP2 family protein has translation MHPHLVDSPPRPPGHRSATRAAAVLAALSGLLLALVAAGWRPLMEFDEDVADAAHRRAVAEPGVTRAARILSDWAWDPWTMRLLCAVVVVLLAVRYADRWTAVWLAGVCALGSLLQQGLKAAVDRPRPVWPDPVDTAHFAAYPSGHAMTATVVCGLLLWLLRRRGTTPAKWRTALAAGVVSVVGVGLTRVWLGVHWPSDVVGGWLLGATVVAAAVAVHRRAHPARAAGRVSPDTPPPATTA, from the coding sequence ATGCATCCGCACCTCGTCGACTCCCCGCCCCGCCCGCCAGGCCACCGGAGCGCGACCCGGGCGGCGGCCGTCCTCGCCGCCCTCTCCGGGCTGCTGCTCGCCCTGGTCGCCGCCGGATGGCGGCCGCTCATGGAGTTCGACGAGGACGTCGCGGACGCGGCCCACCGCCGGGCGGTCGCCGAGCCCGGCGTCACCCGCGCCGCGCGGATCCTCAGCGACTGGGCGTGGGACCCGTGGACGATGCGGCTGCTGTGCGCGGTGGTCGTGGTGCTGCTGGCCGTGCGGTACGCGGACCGCTGGACGGCGGTGTGGCTGGCCGGCGTCTGCGCGCTGGGCAGCCTGCTGCAACAGGGCCTCAAGGCCGCCGTGGACCGGCCGCGCCCGGTCTGGCCCGACCCGGTCGACACGGCCCACTTCGCCGCCTACCCGTCGGGGCACGCGATGACCGCCACGGTCGTCTGCGGGCTGCTGCTGTGGCTGCTGCGCCGCCGCGGCACCACGCCCGCGAAGTGGCGGACGGCGCTGGCGGCCGGGGTGGTCTCGGTGGTGGGCGTCGGTCTGACCCGGGTGTGGCTGGGGGTGCACTGGCCTTCGGACGTGGTGGGGGGCTGGCTGCTCGGGGCGACGGTGGTGGCCGCGGCGGTCGCGGTGCACCGGCGCGCGCACCCGGCGCGGGCTGCGGGGCGGGTCAGCCCCGATACCCCTCCACCTGCGACGACGGCCTGA
- a CDS encoding DUF2630 family protein, with amino-acid sequence MEQDQRILARITEMVADEHRLRQALAAGEIDDVSEQRQLGQLERELDQCWDLLRRRRAKSEFGENPDEAQVRPSSQVEGYRG; translated from the coding sequence ATGGAACAGGACCAGCGGATCCTGGCCAGGATCACGGAGATGGTCGCGGACGAGCACCGGCTGCGGCAGGCCCTCGCCGCCGGCGAGATCGACGACGTGTCGGAACAGCGGCAGCTCGGTCAGCTGGAGCGCGAGCTCGACCAGTGCTGGGACCTGCTGCGCAGACGGCGGGCCAAGAGCGAGTTCGGCGAGAACCCGGACGAAGCCCAGGTCAGGCCGTCGTCGCAGGTGGAGGGGTATCGGGGCTGA
- a CDS encoding TetR/AcrR family transcriptional regulator: MSPRSASVNEELRRRSRERLLMAAVEVVGERGYDATTLADIADRAGSARGLVSYYFPGKRQLVQSAVHRLMHRTLEEALEREPRTEDGRERMARAIDAILGLARDRPVLMRQHMAGLLQAEGFVQCPEQKRLADLLRDTVTRHGSEHPDTDYPMMRSLLMGSVYAMVLPNVPMPITALRTELFARYRLDWRMGLPPDAGEASGGSGAADPDLSRFFATGDPASGRPGGTGRAEGTGRPERTGPAQDGRQSK; encoded by the coding sequence ATGTCCCCGCGCAGCGCATCGGTCAATGAAGAGTTGCGGAGACGTTCCCGGGAACGGCTCCTGATGGCCGCCGTCGAGGTGGTCGGAGAGCGCGGGTACGACGCCACGACCCTCGCCGACATCGCCGACCGGGCCGGGTCGGCGCGAGGGCTGGTCTCGTACTACTTCCCGGGCAAGCGGCAGCTCGTGCAGTCGGCCGTGCACCGGCTGATGCACCGCACGCTGGAGGAGGCCCTGGAGCGGGAGCCGCGCACCGAGGACGGGCGGGAGCGGATGGCGCGGGCCATCGACGCGATCCTGGGGCTGGCGAGGGACCGGCCGGTCCTGATGCGCCAGCACATGGCGGGGCTGCTCCAGGCCGAGGGGTTCGTGCAGTGCCCGGAGCAGAAGCGGCTGGCCGACCTGTTACGGGACACGGTGACCCGGCACGGCTCCGAGCACCCCGACACCGACTATCCGATGATGCGCTCGCTGCTGATGGGCTCGGTGTACGCCATGGTGCTGCCCAACGTGCCGATGCCGATCACGGCGCTGCGCACCGAGCTGTTCGCGCGCTACCGCCTCGACTGGCGGATGGGGCTCCCGCCGGACGCGGGTGAGGCGTCCGGCGGGAGCGGGGCGGCGGACCCGGACCTGTCACGGTTCTTCGCGACCGGCGACCCCGCGTCCGGCCGGCCCGGGGGGACCGGACGGGCGGAGGGGACGGGACGGCCCGAGCGGACCGGACCGGCCCAGGACGGCCGTCAGTCGAAGTAG
- a CDS encoding LVIVD repeat-containing protein, with product MILLNVSRKRHRRAGVATVAAGLLAALLTAVPAAATPDPGDAPATGKEVSKSARAQAAEAIAGGEIPGQDEIVHSPNIKHLTNIPKDALAGTNSDLAFQGKYAFAGNYDGFRVFDISNPKAPKTVAQVLCPGSQNDISVSGDLLFLSTDSSRSDSSCNSTTQPATEKSSWEGMKVFDISDKRNPRYVAAVETACGSHTHSLVPKRKNVYLYVSSYSPSASYPDCQPPHDGISIVKVPRSHPEKAAVVGFPVLFPGVGPDGGGNPGAPTNPGVSKTTGCHDITVLPDEDLAAGACMGDGILMSIKDPEHPKVIDQVQDNVNFAFWHSATFNQKADKVVFTDELGGGGAATCNAAVGPNRGADGIYDIVGKGDKRKLVFRSYYKIPRHQADTENCVAHNGSLIPVKGKDLMVQAWYQGGVSVWDFTDSTKPKEIAYFERGPLSTQTLDVGGSWSAYYYNGYIYSNDIAKGFDVLKLSDRRTDPAARVRLGELNVQTQPDYFD from the coding sequence GTGATCCTGTTGAACGTTTCCCGAAAGCGGCACAGACGCGCGGGAGTTGCCACCGTGGCCGCCGGACTCCTGGCGGCGTTGCTGACGGCCGTCCCGGCGGCCGCCACCCCCGACCCAGGGGACGCCCCGGCCACCGGCAAGGAGGTGTCCAAGAGCGCCAGGGCGCAGGCCGCCGAAGCCATCGCGGGCGGCGAGATACCCGGCCAGGACGAGATCGTCCACTCGCCCAACATCAAGCACCTCACCAACATCCCCAAGGACGCGCTGGCCGGCACCAATTCGGACCTCGCCTTCCAGGGCAAGTACGCCTTCGCCGGCAACTACGACGGCTTCCGCGTCTTCGACATCAGCAACCCGAAGGCCCCGAAGACGGTCGCGCAGGTCCTCTGCCCCGGTTCGCAGAACGACATCTCCGTCTCCGGCGACCTGCTGTTCCTGTCCACCGACTCCTCGCGCAGCGACAGCAGTTGCAACAGCACCACGCAGCCCGCGACCGAGAAGTCGTCGTGGGAGGGCATGAAGGTCTTCGACATCAGCGACAAGCGCAACCCGCGCTACGTCGCCGCCGTCGAGACCGCCTGCGGCTCCCACACGCACTCGCTGGTGCCCAAGCGCAAGAACGTCTACCTCTACGTCTCCTCGTACTCGCCGAGCGCGTCCTACCCGGACTGCCAGCCGCCGCACGACGGCATCTCGATCGTCAAGGTGCCGCGCAGCCACCCGGAGAAGGCGGCCGTCGTCGGCTTCCCCGTGCTGTTCCCCGGCGTGGGCCCCGACGGCGGCGGCAACCCCGGCGCCCCCACCAACCCGGGCGTCTCCAAGACCACCGGCTGCCACGACATCACCGTCCTGCCGGACGAGGACCTCGCGGCCGGCGCCTGCATGGGTGACGGCATCCTGATGTCCATCAAGGACCCGGAGCACCCGAAGGTCATCGACCAGGTCCAGGACAACGTCAACTTCGCGTTCTGGCACTCGGCGACCTTCAACCAGAAGGCCGACAAGGTCGTCTTCACCGACGAGTTGGGCGGCGGCGGCGCGGCCACCTGCAACGCGGCCGTGGGCCCGAACCGGGGCGCCGACGGCATCTACGACATCGTCGGCAAGGGCGACAAGCGCAAGCTCGTCTTCCGCAGCTACTACAAGATCCCCCGCCACCAGGCCGACACCGAGAACTGCGTCGCCCACAACGGCTCGCTGATCCCGGTCAAGGGCAAGGACCTCATGGTCCAGGCCTGGTACCAAGGAGGCGTCTCCGTCTGGGACTTCACCGACTCGACGAAGCCCAAGGAGATCGCGTACTTCGAGCGCGGCCCGCTCTCCACGCAGACCCTCGACGTCGGTGGATCGTGGTCGGCCTACTACTACAACGGCTACATCTACTCGAACGACATCGCCAAGGGCTTCGACGTCCTGAAGCTCAGCGACCGCCGCACCGACCCGGCGGCGCGGGTGCGCCTGGGCGAGCTGAACGTCCAGACGCAGCCGGACTACTTCGACTGA